The bacterium DNA segment CCGGCACTTTCGCCAGCTTCAGCCCGCAATCGAAGACCAGACGCAGCCACAAGTCATAATCTTCGGGTCCATCGAAATCGCACCAGGCGCCAGTCTCGTTTAAAACTGCACGCCGGAGCGTCATCGTCGGGTGGACCAGCGGGCTCTCGACGAAAATCTCCCGGCGGATGTCCCCGGGCGTCACCAGGGAGTTGCTCCAGTCGAGGTAGCGCCGCGCGCCGGCGGTCATCCCACTTTCCGGCTCGACCCGGATCAGGCAGCCGACGCCCGCCAGCTCGGCACGCTCCTTTAAATAATCCACCTGTTTTTGTAGACGGCCGGGGAGCATGGCGTCGTCGGCGTCCATGCGCGCGATGAACTCCCCCCGGCACTCGGCCAGCCCCCGGTTGAGCGCGGCGACCAGCCCCCGGTGCGGCCCGCGGATGACCTTGATTCTCGAATCCCGCCGGGCCAGCCCCTCCAATAAATCCCCGCTCCCGTCGGTGGAGCCGTCGTCCACGGCGATTATTTCCAGCCCGACGCCCCGCTGATCCAGGCACGAGGCGACCGCCCGCGCGAGCGTGGCCCGCGCCTCGTAAACCGGCATGAGGACGGAAACCGCTGGACACGCGGACGGTGAAATATTATCCTCCGATGCGATGGGCAACGACGCTGATTCTACTAAAATCCGAAAACCCGCGGTGGAGCTGCGCGGGGCGGTGAAGCTCTACGGCGGGCTGGCCGCCGTGGACGGGGTGGACCTCGAAACTCTAAATCGTGTTTAATTGGACAATTGACCTTAATGCCTTACCCCATTACTTGGAACTCGAAACTCCTTATCGTTGGTCTAGCTATACTCTAGATAACCGGTACGACCTGGAGGAAAAATGTACGAAGTATACAAGGTTGGATCCAGACATTTTATCGTCGTCGATTACTGTGACGGGCTGTATTATGCACCTCTCCCACTCAGGGCTCAGCGGAAGTTCGGGACTTCTCATGTGTCAGGTTCTTTGGATTACGTGGCGGGTTTGACGCGGCGTTTCTATACCCGCAGGGAAGCGGAAGCCGCACGGCTTGCCGAATGGTGGGCTAAAAACAAAGATACTGTCGCTCAACTCATTAGCACCTCCGAAGAGGCTGTTAAAAGAATGGATGCCGCCGAGGAGATAGTGAACGAGATGTTGCGCTTGACTGATAGCTCTGGTGAAACGACAACCCCTTACCCTCACGGCGACGCTGATGCCGGGGCGAAGGAAAGTAAATAAACGTAAACCTGAGAGGGAAACATGAGGAGTAAAGTCGTCCTTGCCGCTGTTTGTGCCTTCGCCCTTGTAGCTGCTGTCGCCACCTGCGATGACGACGACAAGACCGCTGAGACTGTTATTGAGCCCGCTGCCGAGGACGCCCATGAGGCCGCCTTAGCCGCCTTCAAGGTTGCCGCCTACGCCGACTACGAAGCTGCCGAAGCCCGCCGTGCCGACGCTGCTGACGCTGCCTGTGAAGCCGCTGACGCCGCCGTCGCCGCCGCTAACGCTGTCGTCGCCGTACAAGACGCGGGCGGCTACGGTTGGGCCACCGCCGCCGCCGAGGCCCGCTTCAATGCCGCCGACGCCCGCTTCAACGCCGCCACCGCCCGCTTCAACGCCGCCACCGCCGACGCCGAGGCCGCCTACGCCGCCTACGAGGCCGCCGATACCCGCTTCAACGCCGAAAAGGCTAACGACGCCAAGGTCGAAGCCAAGAACGCCAATGAGGGGAACCCCTGAAAAGACCTACGCCGTCAACCATTGGACACCCGGACGGTGAAATAGTATCCTCGGATGCGATGGGCAACGACGCCGATTCTACCAAAGTCTCGCCGCCCGCGGTGGGGCTGCGCGGGGCGACCAAGCGCTACGGCGGGCTGGCCGCCGTGGACGGGGTGGACCTCGCCGTCCGCCCCGGCGAGCTTTTCGGCCTGCTCGGTCCCAACGGCGCCGGGAAAACCACCACCATCAACCTCATCGCGGGCTACATCGCCCCGGACGCGGGGGAGGTGCGGCTGGACGGCCTGCCCCCGACGCGGCCCGAGGCGCGGCGCAGGCTGGGCCTGGCCCCCCAGGAAATCGCCCTCTACGACGGGCTCACCGCCCGCGAGAACCTGGCCTTCTTCGGCTCCCTCTACGGCCTCACGCGGCGGGAGCTCGCGCAACGGGTGGACTGGGCCCTCGATGTGGCGGGGCTCAAGGACCGGGCGCACGAGCCGGTGAAGCGCTTCTCCGGCGGCATGGCCCGGAGGCTGAACCTCGTGTGCGCCCTCGTCCACCGCCCGGAAATCCTTCTGGCCGACGAGCCCACCGCCGGGGTGGACCCCCAGTCGCGGGCCCACATCTTCGACACCATCCGCTCCCTCGCCGCCGAAGGCACCACCGTCGTCTACACCACGCACTACATGGAGGAGGCCTCGGCGCTCTGCGAGCGCATCGCCATCCTGGACCACGGGAAGCTCCTGGCGCTGGGCACCGAGGAGGAATTGCTGAAACTCTCCGGGGAGCGGACGCGGCTGGACTTCGAGCTGACGGGCGGGGAGATTTTGGACGACCTCGATAAACGGCTGCGGGGGCTGGCGGGGGTCATCGAGCTGGCCGCCTCCGACGGGCGGCTGACGCTCTTCACCGACCCCGCGGCGCGGGTGCTGGCGTCGGCGGTGGGGCTATTGAACGGCGCGGGCCTGCGGGTGGGCGGTGTGGACATCGTCCGGGCCGACCTGGAGACGGTTTTCCTCTCCCTCACCGGCCGCGCCCTGCGCGACGGCGGTTAGTCCATGAATAAACTCTGGGCCATATTCAAGAAGGACTGGCGCGCGTTCCTGCGCGACCCCAAGGCCGTCCTCCTCTCATCACTCCTGCCCATCGGCATGATGCTGGTGGTGGGCTTCGCCTTCTCCGGGGGCGGGGAGTGGGTCATCGAGCTGGCCGTGGTGGACTCGGACGGCGGCGAGGCCGCGAAGACACTCCTGAAAACCATCGGGGACTCCGG contains these protein-coding regions:
- a CDS encoding glycosyltransferase family 2 protein, with the protein product MPIASEDNISPSACPAVSVLMPVYEARATLARAVASCLDQRGVGLEIIAVDDGSTDGSGDLLEGLARRDSRIKVIRGPHRGLVAALNRGLAECRGEFIARMDADDAMLPGRLQKQVDYLKERAELAGVGCLIRVEPESGMTAGARRYLDWSNSLVTPGDIRREIFVESPLVHPTMTLRRAVLNETGAWCDFDGPEDYDLWLRLVFDCGLKLAKVPEVLHVWSDRPDRLTRTDPRYRPEAFLALKCRYLGKYAIEPRGGYVLWGCGPVGKALARELEKAGWKPEAIVEVHPGRIGAKIFGAPVIPVERATEFCRGHSSLRSVLRFVHLGAVGQAGARERMRGEIERLGLVEGGNFFFTA
- a CDS encoding ABC transporter ATP-binding protein, with the translated sequence MGNDADSTKVSPPAVGLRGATKRYGGLAAVDGVDLAVRPGELFGLLGPNGAGKTTTINLIAGYIAPDAGEVRLDGLPPTRPEARRRLGLAPQEIALYDGLTARENLAFFGSLYGLTRRELAQRVDWALDVAGLKDRAHEPVKRFSGGMARRLNLVCALVHRPEILLADEPTAGVDPQSRAHIFDTIRSLAAEGTTVVYTTHYMEEASALCERIAILDHGKLLALGTEEELLKLSGERTRLDFELTGGEILDDLDKRLRGLAGVIELAASDGRLTLFTDPAARVLASAVGLLNGAGLRVGGVDIVRADLETVFLSLTGRALRDGG